The Kocuria flava nucleotide sequence GCCCAGCAGGGGCCGGGCCAGGGCCTCGGTGGCCTCGGGGTAGGGGTTGGACGGGCCGGGGCCGAACAGGCGGCGCTCGAGCACGCCGGTGGTCCGCTCCGCACGGGTCAGGGTCACGCTGGTCTCCTCGGGTCGGTGGATCGGTCGTCCCGCCAGCCTAGCCGGGGCGGGAGGCGGGGAGCCGGTCTCAGCCCACGAGCCGGCGGGCGGCCGCGGTGTGGGCGGCGATCAGCTCCTCGAGGTCCAGGCCCTCGATCCGCCCGTCCGTCACGAGCCACCGCCCGCCGACCATGACCCGGTCGGCCCGGTCGGCCCCGCACAGCAGCAGCGCCGAGAGGGGGTCGTGGGCGCCGGAGAAGCGCAGCCCGTCGAGGCGGAACATCGCGAGGTCGGCCTGCGCGCCCGGGCGAAGGACCCCGAGGTCCTCCCGGCCCAGCAGCCGGGCGGACCCGCGCGTCGCCCACCCCAGGGCCTGCCGCACCCCGACCTGGGCGCCGTAGCGCAGCCGCTGCACGTAGAGCGCCTGGCGGGCCTCGAGGAGGAGGTTGGAGGCGTCGTTGGAGGCGGAGCCGTCCACGCCCAGGCCCACGGGCGCGCCGGCGTCCTCGAGCTCGAGCGCCCGGCACGTCCCGGAGGCCAGGCGCATGTTGGAGCTGGGGCAGTGGGCCACGCCGACGCCGGCGGCGCCGAGCCGGGCCACCTCGTCGTCGTCGAAGTGGATGCCGTGGGCCAGCCACGTACGGTCCGTGAGCCAGCCGGTGGACTCGAGGTAGTCGACGGTGCGCAGCCCGAAGCGCTCCCGGCAGAACTGCTCCTCGTCGACGGTCTCGGCGAGGTGGGTGTGCAGGCGCACGTCCAGCTCCTGCGCGAGCACGGCCGTGTCCCGCATGATCTCGCGGGTCACGGAGAACGGCGAGCACGGGGCGAGAGCGATCTGGATCCGCGCCCCGGGGCCGCGCTCGTGGTGGGCGGCCACGAGCCGGGCGCTGTCGGCGAGGATCGTCCCCGCCTCCTGCACGGTCTCCTGCGGGGGCAGCCCGCCGTCGCGGCGCCCGAGGCTCATCGAGCCGCGGGTGAGCACGGCGCGCATCCCCAGGGCGCGGGCCGCCTCGACCTGCACGTCCACCGAGTGCTCCATGCCGTCGGGGAACAGGTAGTGGTGGTCGGCGGCGGTGGTGCACCCCGACAGCAGCAGCTCGGCCATCGCGGCGGTCGTGGCCAGGCGCAGGTCCTCGGGGGTGAGCCGGGCCCACACGGGGTAGAGCCGGGTCAGCCAGGGGAACAGGGGGACGTCCACCACCGGGGCCCAGGCGCGGGTGAGGGTCTGGAAGAAGTGGTGGTGGGTGTTGATCAGCCCGGGCAGCAGCACGTGCTCGCGCGCGTCGAGGACGGTGCACGGGCCGGCGGCGGGCGTGCCGCCGGCGGGCACGAGCTCCACGACCGTGCCGGCGGCCGGGTCGACGACGACGCCGCCCGCGGCGGCGGCGTCCCGGTCGGCGGTGTCGTCGCCGGTGAGCACGGCGAGGGGCTCGCGCAGCCACAGCAGGGCGCGGCGGGCGGGGGCGGGGTCGGTCGGCACGGGGTCTCCTCGGGTCGCGGGCGTCGTGCGCCGGCGCCGCCCGCCCCGGGCCTCGCCGCGGGCGGCGCGCAGCGCCGCCAGCTCAGTGAGGTCCTGTCTGCTGATCCAGGAGACCGCTCACGCGGTCGCCAGGACCGTAGCACGCGCCCCGGGCGGCGTCCACGCCCCAGATCTCCGGGCGCGGCGGTCGTTGTGAGCCGGATCACGGCACGGTAGCCTCGATCTCGCCAACGGCGGGTCCGCGACGGACTATCTACCAGGCAACCGCACCAGCCACCACGCAGCGGCCGCCACCGGCGCACGACCCCGGGTCCCCGGACGCGGCGCTGCCCCCACCCCGGGAGCTGCCCATGAGCACCGACCAGATCTCCGTCCCGCCCGGAACCACCGAGCACCTGCGCGAGGCCGTCGCCCTCGCCGTCGACAACGCCGTGGCCGACGGCGGGCCGTTCGGGGCCGTCGTCGTGACCGCCGACGGGCGCCGCTTCACGGGCGTCAACCGCGTCACCGCCGACAACGACCCGACCGCCCACGCGGAGGTCCAGGCGATCCGCGCCGCCTGCCGTGCGCTCGGCACCTTCGACCTCTCGGGCGCGGCCCTCTACTCGAGCTGCGAGCCGTGCCCCATGTGCCTGGCCGCCTCCCTGTGGGCGCGTCTGGAGACGGTGTACTTCGCGGCCGACCGCCACGACGCGGCCGCCGGCGGCTTCGACGACGCCGCGTTCTACGACTACTTCGCCACGCCGGTGGAGGAGCGCTCCCTGCCCGTGCGCGCCGTGGACCTCGAGGAGCGCACCGCGCCGTTCGAGGCGTGGAGCGCGAACAC carries:
- a CDS encoding 8-oxoguanine deaminase, yielding MPTDPAPARRALLWLREPLAVLTGDDTADRDAAAAGGVVVDPAAGTVVELVPAGGTPAAGPCTVLDAREHVLLPGLINTHHHFFQTLTRAWAPVVDVPLFPWLTRLYPVWARLTPEDLRLATTAAMAELLLSGCTTAADHHYLFPDGMEHSVDVQVEAARALGMRAVLTRGSMSLGRRDGGLPPQETVQEAGTILADSARLVAAHHERGPGARIQIALAPCSPFSVTREIMRDTAVLAQELDVRLHTHLAETVDEEQFCRERFGLRTVDYLESTGWLTDRTWLAHGIHFDDDEVARLGAAGVGVAHCPSSNMRLASGTCRALELEDAGAPVGLGVDGSASNDASNLLLEARQALYVQRLRYGAQVGVRQALGWATRGSARLLGREDLGVLRPGAQADLAMFRLDGLRFSGAHDPLSALLLCGADRADRVMVGGRWLVTDGRIEGLDLEELIAAHTAAARRLVG
- a CDS encoding nucleoside deaminase, whose product is MSTDQISVPPGTTEHLREAVALAVDNAVADGGPFGAVVVTADGRRFTGVNRVTADNDPTAHAEVQAIRAACRALGTFDLSGAALYSSCEPCPMCLAASLWARLETVYFAADRHDAAAGGFDDAAFYDYFATPVEERSLPVRAVDLEERTAPFEAWSANTTRTDY